In one Zobellia galactanivorans genomic region, the following are encoded:
- a CDS encoding phosphonatase-like hydrolase codes for MHNIELAVFDMAGTVVNEDNIVYKTLQKAINKTGHELTLDFVLEHGAGKEKHQAIKDILQAIGNLPNQASEPIFLDFKHLLDEAYGELKVTSFEGVEEVLATLKAQGIKIALNTGYNKTIAELLLQKMNWVKGEQYDALVTADDVLEGRPNPAMISKAMEILEVSDANKVLKAGDSIIDIEEGKNANCGVTVGVTTGAHTAAQLKSAEPTYVLHSLVELTDYIKG; via the coding sequence ATGCATAACATAGAATTAGCAGTATTTGACATGGCCGGTACGGTCGTTAACGAAGACAACATCGTCTACAAGACCCTACAAAAAGCCATTAACAAAACAGGACATGAACTAACACTAGATTTTGTTCTGGAACATGGTGCCGGAAAGGAAAAACACCAGGCCATAAAAGATATTTTACAAGCCATTGGCAATCTACCAAACCAAGCCTCAGAACCTATTTTTTTAGATTTTAAGCACTTGTTAGACGAAGCCTACGGTGAATTAAAGGTGACTTCCTTTGAAGGTGTGGAAGAGGTATTGGCCACACTAAAAGCCCAAGGCATCAAAATAGCCCTTAATACGGGTTACAACAAAACAATAGCCGAGCTGTTGTTACAAAAAATGAACTGGGTCAAGGGAGAGCAATACGACGCACTTGTTACGGCGGACGATGTTTTGGAAGGACGCCCGAACCCTGCTATGATCAGTAAAGCCATGGAAATTCTAGAAGTAAGCGATGCCAATAAAGTGTTGAAGGCCGGCGATTCGATCATTGATATCGAAGAAGGCAAAAACGCAAACTGTGGGGTTACGGTCGGTGTTACCACCGGTGCCCATACCGCTGCACAATTAAAATCCGCTGAACCTACTTATGTCTTACATTCTCTTGTGGAACTCACCGATTATATAAAAGGTTGA
- a CDS encoding helix-turn-helix domain-containing protein, whose amino-acid sequence MEDYLIGIGKRIKEIRKENNKTISDIARVAEVTGGLISRIENGRTIPSLPVLLKIINSLEVEVTDFFNGMAKVNGAKFIVSRKEDNSSIEKEANAVGFNYTYIFGKQLSSLGFETVLLEVQPNSEREKVTTDAYEFKYMLSGECYYIIDEEEVLLKDGDSIFFDGRIPHVPVNRSDAPTKMLVVYFFI is encoded by the coding sequence ATGGAAGACTACCTTATTGGTATAGGAAAACGAATTAAGGAAATACGAAAGGAGAACAATAAGACCATTAGCGATATTGCGCGTGTTGCCGAAGTGACCGGTGGTTTGATTTCGCGTATAGAAAACGGGCGTACCATTCCGTCGTTACCTGTGCTGTTGAAAATTATCAATTCACTTGAAGTTGAGGTTACCGACTTTTTCAACGGCATGGCCAAGGTAAACGGCGCCAAATTTATCGTTTCCCGTAAAGAGGATAATTCCAGTATAGAAAAGGAAGCTAATGCCGTTGGTTTTAACTATACCTATATCTTCGGAAAACAACTTTCATCATTAGGGTTTGAAACTGTCTTGTTGGAAGTGCAGCCCAATTCGGAAAGGGAAAAGGTAACTACGGACGCCTATGAGTTCAAATATATGCTCAGTGGGGAGTGCTATTATATAATTGACGAAGAAGAGGTATTGTTGAAAGACGGCGATTCCATTTTCTTTGATGGTCGTATTCCGCATGTTCCTGTCAATCGAAGTGATGCGCCGACCAAGATGTTGGTGGTTTATTTCTTTATATAG